DNA sequence from the bacterium genome:
CAAATATACCGCAGAAGTAGATAGTCTTTTGGAAGAACTGAAAAAGAAAGAAAAAATTATAGAGGGAGAGACCGCAAAAGTTGAAATTGTAGATGATAGCTAACAAAATTAAATTTTTTTAAAAGCAAAAAATTAGAAAAAAGGAGGTGAAAAATGACTAAAAAAGACTTAAAAAGATTTATTGAACTGATGGGGATTTTGGCAGAAGCCTTTTCTCAAGAAGTAAGCAAAGAAAAAATCCAGATTTACTTTGTTGCTTTGCAAGACTTGTCTATTGATGACATAGAACAGGCAGTGTGGCGATTAGTTAATACCCGAACAACCGCAACCTTTCCAAAAGTCGCCGAAATAAGACAAGCTGTAAAAGGAAAAGAAGAAGAAAAAAGCTTACAAGCTTGGACAAAAGTTTATGAAATGATGGGCAATACAGGAGGATGGCAATCGGTAATATTTGATGACCCAATTATTCACAAAGTTATTGAAAATATGGCAGGAAGCTGGTTCAGGTTTTGTGAGATAAAAACCCCTACCTCTTTTTTACAAAAAGAATTTGAAAAGCTTTATTGCTTTTTTTTAAAAATGCCTTTAAAC
Encoded proteins:
- a CDS encoding DUF6475 domain-containing protein, coding for MTKKDLKRFIELMGILAEAFSQEVSKEKIQIYFVALQDLSIDDIEQAVWRLVNTRTTATFPKVAEIRQAVKGKEEEKSLQAWTKVYEMMGNTGGWQSVIFDDPIIHKVIENMAGSWFRFCEIKTPTSFLQKEFEKLYCFFLKMPLNEYPKILLGYFDWNNMQNGYYQEPQHCIDYHQDRKKALSVQGGTIKHIKDICEIIEI